The region TTTACGCTGATGAAAACGGCGCTTTTAAAGAAATTTTAGGCACAAATGATGAGGTCGTAGAAAAACAAGATCTAAATGAAAAAGCTAAAAGCTTAAATAGCTTCATCTTTTCAAGCAGAAGAGGCGAGACGAAGAAGGTTGAACTTGTAAGAGATAGTTTAAATTTAGAGCAAAAATGCATCGGATCTGCCATTAAATTTTGCCGTTTAGCCGAGCTTGGCGGGATATATGTGAGATTTAGCCCAAGCTATCTTTGGGACAATGCTGCAGGTGAGGCGGTAGTGAAATTTAGCGGTGGCAAGGTCTTAAACGCTAGCGACAGATGCGAGCCAAGCTACAAGCTAGCGGATCTAAAAAGCCCATTTTACGTAGCTTTTGGCAAAAATGCTTTGAGCTTAGAGGATGAAGTTTTTAAGCTTATAGAGCAGGGCAGATAAGGCTACTTGCACATTATCTCACCACTCATCTTTAAAAATGCGCTCTCGTTTTGCTCTAAAAATTTATTTGCCGCTTCTAAATCTTGAAATTTATCTTTTAGTCTGATCACTAAAGTGCCACATTTTAGCTCTCTAGCTCGCTCCAAACTAGCATCAAAGCTTTGCGTTAGATCATTTATGCTTTTTATCAAAAGATCGTTTTTACCTAGCTCTTTTACGCTAAATTTGGCGTG is a window of Campylobacter concisus DNA encoding:
- a CDS encoding 3'(2'),5'-bisphosphate nucleotidase CysQ family protein gives rise to the protein MSELLNLAIKAAISAGGEIMKFYSSNGQALKVCLKDDSSPLTSADIAANEVILKELSKSGIKICSEESILQDSDKDEFWLVDPLDGTKEFLARNGEFCVCIALIKEARPVLGVIFIPVSKELFYADENGAFKEILGTNDEVVEKQDLNEKAKSLNSFIFSSRRGETKKVELVRDSLNLEQKCIGSAIKFCRLAELGGIYVRFSPSYLWDNAAGEAVVKFSGGKVLNASDRCEPSYKLADLKSPFYVAFGKNALSLEDEVFKLIEQGR
- a CDS encoding damage-inducible protein, whose amino-acid sequence is MKKILALIFCIFLAGCASKPSVKNLNLKSSLDYGGEELAKILEQDDAVAFSSNLREGVFIYISNAKVANYLGVVRAERHAKFSVKELGKNDLLIKSINDLTQSFDASLERARELKCGTLVIRLKDKFQDLEAANKFLEQNESAFLKMSGEIMCK